The genomic DNA CTAGTTAGCGAGAaagctaactaacgttacctaCAAAGGGGACATCATGGCGCCTTGTCTCGAATACTTGTTCGAGCAGATGCGTGCCTAGGCATCAGACGGCGCGATCCACATTTGTCCTATTAATCAAAATGTGAATGTTATTTAATATCAATTACATTGTGCATGTAGTGAtttaaaacaaatatttatttatttcagtgtCTGAATATGAAACAATGGACTTTGTGAAATTGCGAGTATCAAATCGCTACATGTTTACGGGGAGGAGAAATGCCTCTCGACTGGCCTGGAGGTGAGTTCAGATACTTACCCGAGATCCCACCCAGTACACGTTTTGTTAGATGGGTTTTTTCATTTTACCTGTCATTGAGACGAGTCAATGTGTATGTTTTGAAATCCAAATGATCATTGTGTACCTTTTTTGTTGAAGGGCCATCCTCAAACACATGGGCTTGCAGGGGAAGATGACTGCCAGTCAGGCAATGAAAAAATGGGAAAATCTGAAGAAGAGATACAAGGTAGCAATTGCATCCTACATACACTACATATCCAAAAGTAAGTGGAcatctgcttgtcgaacatctcattccaaaatcatgggcattaatatggagttggtcccccctttgctgctataacagcctccactcttctgggaaggctcttcactagatgttggaacattgctgtggggacttgcttccattcagccacaagagcattagtgagggcgTGCACTTATGTTggttgattaggcctggcttgcagtctgcattccaattcatcccaaagttgttcgatgggggtcaaggctctgtgcaggcctgtcaagttcttccacactgatctcaacaaaccatttctgtatggaccttgctttgtgcatgggggcattgtcatgctgaaacaggaaagggccttccctaaactgttgccacaaacctggaagcacagaatcgtctagaatgtcattgtatgctgtagtgttaagatttcccttcactggaactaagaggccaagcccgaaccataaaaaacagccccagaccattattcctgctccaccaaactttatagttggaactatgcattggggcaggatgCGTTCTCCTAGCATCTGCCAAACCCGTCCGTCtgcctgccagatggtgaagtgggaTTAATCTCTCgggagaacgcatttccactgctccagagtccaatggctgcaaGCTttacactccagccgacgcttggcattgtgcatggtgttcTTAGGTTAGtgcgcggctgctcggccatggaaacccatttcatgaaactcccgacaaacagttcttgtgctgacattgcttccaaaggcattttggaactctgtagtgagtgtcaCAACCGAGGATAGGCGATTTTTACGTGATTCGTGTTTCAGCACTcgacggtcctgttctgtgagcttgtgtggcctaccacttcgcagctgagccgttgttgctcctagatgtttccatttcGCAgtagcagcacttacagttgaccagggcagaaatttgacgaactgacttgttggaaaggtggcatcctatgacagtgccacgttgaaagtcactgagctcttcagtaaggccattctactgccaatgtttgtctatggagattgcatggctgtgtgcttgattttatacacgtcagcaacaggtgtggttgAAATGGCAGAATCcggtaatttgaaggggtgtccacatactttcggcCATGCTGTGTACCCCAGGATGGAAACCTCTGAAATTgaccctttaacctctatgggctaggtgggacgctagcgtcccccccgtggtgcactccatcaacagcaggtgcatttcaagagcggcaaatttgaatccaaataaatgtcaaaattctaatttttcaaacatacaactattttacaccctttgaaagataaacatctccttaatctaaccacgttttacgatttcaaaaaggttttacggcgaaagcataaatttagagtatgttaggacagtacatttacaagagttgtgtgtaatgttttgtcaattcaaagacagggtcaacaaaaccataaaaccagctaaaatgatgcactaaccttttacaatctccatcagatgacactcctaggacattatgttagacaatgcatgcatttttagttctatcaagttcatatttatatccaaaaacagagttttactatggcattgatgttgaggaaatcgtttccctccaataaccggcagtcaagtcaacaccacaaattaaataattaaaattagaaaacattggtaaaatattatattgtcatttaaagaattatagatttacatctcttgaacgcaatcaacttgccagatttaaaaataaccttactgggaaatcacactttgcaataatctgagcactgcgcccagaaaaatacgcgttgcgatacagactagacgtcatgttggggagatctaaaatcgaaaatactatgtaaataatccattacctttgattctcttcatcagatgtcacttccaggtatcacaggtccataacgaatgtagttttgttcaaaaaagctcatcatttatgtccaaaaatctccgtcttgttagcacatgatctaagccagccggacttctcgtcatgaacgaggggaaaaaaatatttacgttcgttcaaacatgtcaaagcgttgtatagcataaatcattagggccttttttaaccagaacatgaataatattcaaggtggacgaatgcatactcttttataacgtattggaacgagggtacccaacatgaactcgcgcgccaggtgtcttaatgggccatcatcgttccatggctcttgttcggtcagatctccctccagaagactcaaaacactttgtaaaggctggtgacatctagtggaagcaataggaagtgccaaaatattcctcagcccctgtgtttttcaatgggataggtttaaaggtaatacaacacatcaggtatccacttcctgtcagaaaatgtctcagggttttgcctgccaaatgagttctgttatactcacagacaccattcaaacagttttagaaactttagagtgttttctatccatatataataagtatatgcatattctagttactgggtaggattagtaaccagattaaatcaggtacattttttttatccagccgtgcaaatactgccccctagccctaacaggttaataggcATCCTTGTTCTTAATAACCCTGCCCTACAGACATCCTGTGCCTACTACTTTGTCCAAGCCTAATGTCTCACTTACATCAACTATTCATCAAATCCTTCATTATCTGACTACCTACTAATACTGTTTATCCTTCTTTTGGGGACAGGAGCTGAAGTACCCTCCCCCAGGGGTGCAGGTGTTCCCCCACAGTTGGCGTTGGTACGATCTGATGAGTGACGCAATGGAGGGGCGTCTGGCAGGCTCAGCCCCCATCATCGGCCCACTCCCCCCGGGCACTAGCGATAGTGATTTTCTCCCTGATGCCCGGCCCAGGAAGAGATCCATGATGGgcggaataggggtgatggggatgCACTGCGACCTGGACGAGATGGACACCGAGAGGGCGACGCTGGAGACCGAACGGGCGGCATTGGAGGGCGAGCGAGAGGTGATGGGGAGAGAGCGGATGGCGCTGGAGAGAGAGCAAGCAGGGCTGGAACGAGAGATGGCCAACCTGGACCGGGAGCGTGCCCAACTGGAGCGGGAGAAGGCagcggtggagagggagagggggctgaTAGAGAAGGAGAAAGCGCAGGTGGCCAGGGATAGGCTGGCTGTGGACAGAGACAGAGTTCTACTGGCGGAGGGTAGAGCAGCGGAGGAGAACGGTGCGGaaggacaaagctgtaaaacaggagGACAGCGGGTCGTTGGGTCGTTGGAAAGAACCGAGAGATTCCTCAAGATGTTTGAAAAGTTGGTTGAACGTATGTGAAGAACAATTACATGTTTGTTTACAATAGACTAGACTATTCAATTGGAAAGTAATTGGATATAATTTGTATTGGTTTTATTTTCTATGAATGTACAAAGTTTTCAATGACAAATCCTTTTTGTATTGCTGTTCAGAGATGCCTGTATGCCTATTGTTATCTGGGCTAGAAGTATTTGAACATTAACTGCCTAAACAGTTGTACTCAGTCAGTTCATTTCAAAATCAGTTTGCAGTTACACACCTTACCGGTCAATTCTCAATTAAAATCTTAAGCCATTGAGGTCATCAAAACAACTTTATTCAATTGTGGTATTTCCATACAAAGCACACAATAGCAGGCTGTTTCTTCTTGTTAACCCCATCCACACccaacagaccccccccccccccccctccccagtcATACAATAGTCTTGATCTTTATTGATATAGGCTATTGTTGTCATAACAATAACTTTGAAATGTAATATGCCAAATATTGCAgttcatgtaaaaaaaaagttacttcagaatatatttttatattacaGTACAGACTTTACAAATGCTTGTTTAATTGCTTCTTTTATTGCATTGATATTCAATTTAGCGTTCCAGTAAGCTTCAGCTTCAATTAGTTTATGCTAgtataatagttttttttaaatagtgtTAGATTTCTGTAATATAATTTTTTCCTttacaaaaacatatttaaacAATATTACTGGTTGTCATTGCCAGTCGTgaacagacatgaaacaatgTTTGATTGTTGGATCAATAAAATGTCACATTTTCCTTGTCTTTTTGTTTGCTTCAAGTTGCTGAACAGTTTGGCTTTTGACAAAAAGTTATctggtgtgtatttgtgtgtgtgtgtaggaatgaGAGATACGCAccatctctctcactgtgtgttatGTATGCAATCAACAACTGACCAGGCTTAAATTAGGGAAGGTAGGTAGTGTGTTTCCGGTGTTTACTGTATGTGCAGATTGCAATTGAACTGAGACTGGACAACTTTTAGGATCTTTCTCCATTAGGTACGTGTGTGTATGGTATGTACATATGTCTCGTAGACAATGAGTTGAGCTGTGTGAAGATGCGTGTGTATTgatcagtgtgtggttagatgtGGGCTCCGATGGGGACGCGGGGCAGACATACATAGGCCTGTGGGGTCCTGCTGAGGTTAATGGGGTTGCCGTCCAGGCGAATGTCCTCCAGTGCGTTCCTGATGTAGTTGAAATCTTTCAGGTTGCAGAACGTGTCCTCGTGGATCATCTGAATGTTGTTGCGCTGGAAAACAAGGCATTGGAAGTCTAAGAAAACACTCCGAAACAACACATTCATTAATCTATGGGCCTTAAAAAAACGATCCATGACGAACTAATGCTTGTTTGAGATTCTGCACCGGTCTGACACAGTGCTGGAGAAAAGTACAGTTTAAAAATACGATAATTTGCACTAAAAGCTGAAACTGATGGCAGAGAATTGGCCAGAATGTTTTGAAACAGCTTGCAGAAAGAGGGGATACCGTGGTCAGTTGAGCAAAAATCCCTCTAGTCACCACCAGTGTACAGTGTGGAGGTAATCCTATAGTTCCCACATCACCCACATAGGGGCAGTAAAGAGGCAGAGGTGCAGGTACCTGTAGGTGCAGAGAGCGCAGGCTGTCCGGTAGGGGCACAGGGATGTGGTCGATGTGGTTGTCTGTTAGGTACAGGTACAGCAGACCCGTCATGTCCTAAACAAAACACGTTGTTTACATTTAGAGTGGAGTCATTTATGCCAGACAGTCTCTCAATACATCGCTGTTTTTGTTTAATCCCAGCactcacacctgattcaactcatcaaGGGCTTGGTGATTAGTCCAATAGGGGAATCAAATGTGATAATGCTGGGAAAAAGCAAATCAATTGTTTGTGATCCTTGTCAGACCTACATACCTTGAAAGCCTCTTTGTGGATGCCTGTGGCGCCAATGTTGTTGTGGCTGGCGTCGATAAGGGTCATCACGGGCGGAAGGGCAGGCAGCTGTGACACGCCATTCTCACGGAGCACCAGCTCCTCCAGCACGGGCAGGCCGGAGAACGCATCATCAGCGATGGAAGCAATCTCGTTGGCGGTCAAGTCGATCCTCTTCAGCTTGTCTgcaagagagagaaggtagtttAGTGGTTTCATTAATTGAAACAGCCATTGAACAGCACGGGCTGTGCCTTTAACATGTGACACCTACTCATCTGAGCGAAGTCGCCCTTGTTGATCTTGGTGATGTGGTTGTAGCGGGCGTAGAAGTGAGTGGTCTCTTTGGGGAGAGGCGGCACGCTCGTCAGCTTCACATCATCACAGTAGACAGAACCACCCAGACAGGTGCACAGCAGGCAGGTAGGCAtacctgggacagacagacaggacaaggaAGTAAGATGGAGGTAGGCGATACACTTGAGAGAACAGTTGATAGGTCTGAGAGGTTGTGTGATGAAGTT from Salmo salar chromosome ssa07, Ssal_v3.1, whole genome shotgun sequence includes the following:
- the LOC106609039 gene encoding uncharacterized protein → MRLICGRKPTRRRRDEGRKRRSALRCGPFAVLANMDATMENIEHTLPLYSNNAKKKSKKKVNSEYTYKLSEYETMDFVKLRVSNRYMFTGRRNASRLAWRAILKHMGLQGKMTASQAMKKWENLKKRYKELKYPPPGVQVFPHSWRWYDLMSDAMEGRLAGSAPIIGPLPPGTSDSDFLPDARPRKRSMMGGIGVMGMHCDLDEMDTERATLETERAALEGEREVMGRERMALEREQAGLEREMANLDRERAQLEREKAAVERERGLIEKEKAQVARDRLAVDRDRVLLAEGRAAEENGAEGQSCKTGGQRVVGSLERTERFLKMFEKLVERM